In one window of Streptomyces sp. NBC_01224 DNA:
- a CDS encoding DegV family protein — protein MSRHVAIVTDSTAYLPPEAMERHGITAVPLTVVLGDQALEDGTEISARSLAVALQKRRPVTTSRPSPEVFAAAYRAVAGAGATGIVSMHLSAEISGTYDAALLAAKDAPVPVRVVDTGMVAMALGFCALAAAETAEAGGSLDEAVAAAEKRAAGTSAYFYVDTLDYLRRGGRIGAAQALLGSALAVKPLLQLDGGRIEMLEKVRTASKAIARLEEIVAERAGSSRVDIAVHHLAAPERAERLAERLRERVPGLVDLHVSEVGAVIGAHTGPGLLGAVVSLR, from the coding sequence CCGCCATGTCGCGATCGTCACCGATTCCACGGCCTACCTGCCGCCCGAGGCGATGGAGCGGCACGGCATCACCGCGGTGCCGCTGACCGTCGTCCTCGGTGATCAGGCTCTGGAGGACGGCACCGAGATCTCGGCCCGTTCCCTCGCGGTGGCGCTCCAGAAACGTCGCCCCGTGACGACTTCCCGGCCCAGCCCGGAGGTCTTCGCCGCCGCGTACCGGGCGGTGGCCGGGGCCGGAGCCACCGGCATTGTCTCGATGCACCTCTCGGCCGAGATCTCCGGTACGTACGACGCGGCTCTGCTCGCGGCGAAGGACGCACCAGTTCCGGTACGGGTGGTGGACACCGGGATGGTCGCCATGGCCCTCGGGTTCTGCGCCCTGGCGGCGGCGGAGACGGCGGAGGCGGGCGGCAGCCTGGACGAGGCCGTCGCGGCCGCGGAGAAGCGGGCTGCGGGCACCTCCGCGTACTTCTACGTCGACACGCTGGACTATCTGCGCCGCGGCGGTCGTATCGGTGCCGCGCAGGCTCTGCTGGGATCGGCGCTCGCCGTGAAGCCGCTGCTCCAGCTGGACGGCGGCCGTATCGAAATGCTGGAGAAGGTACGGACGGCCTCGAAGGCGATCGCGCGTCTGGAGGAGATCGTCGCGGAACGGGCGGGCAGCAGCCGGGTGGACATCGCCGTGCATCACCTGGCGGCACCCGAGCGGGCCGAGCGGCTCGCCGAGCGGCTGCGTGAGCGGGTGCCGGGTCTGGTCGATCTGCATGTCAGCGAGGTGGGCGCGGTGATCGGTGCGCACACCGGTCCCGGTCTGCTCGGGGCAGTGGTTTCGCTGCGCTGA
- a CDS encoding ComEA family DNA-binding protein: MEPRTLAALAVVLIAAAVFAAVHFWSARPHSVRAPDPVNEAAPARTSGPMTDDAGVPEPSPGPPPTTGPGGHIVVDVSGKVRMPGIHQLPSGARVADALRAAGGARPGVDLTGINRARVLMDGEQIVVGAPPGPPVAGSTGGAAPGGGGSPMTGPVSLNRATVEQLDTLPGVGPVLAQHIVDYRTQHGGFRSVDELREVNGIGERRFADLQPLVGP, translated from the coding sequence TTGGAACCAAGAACCCTTGCCGCACTGGCCGTTGTCCTGATCGCGGCCGCGGTCTTCGCCGCGGTGCATTTCTGGTCCGCGCGCCCCCACTCCGTACGTGCTCCTGATCCGGTCAACGAGGCCGCGCCCGCCAGGACTTCGGGCCCGATGACGGATGACGCCGGAGTGCCCGAGCCGTCACCGGGGCCGCCACCGACGACGGGGCCGGGCGGGCACATCGTGGTCGATGTGAGCGGGAAGGTGCGAATGCCGGGGATCCACCAACTGCCGTCCGGTGCAAGGGTCGCCGATGCGCTGCGTGCGGCGGGAGGAGCCCGGCCGGGTGTCGACCTCACCGGGATCAACCGGGCGCGGGTGCTCATGGACGGGGAGCAGATCGTGGTGGGCGCCCCGCCCGGTCCTCCTGTCGCCGGCAGCACGGGAGGAGCCGCTCCGGGCGGTGGTGGCAGCCCCATGACCGGACCGGTCAGCCTCAACCGCGCGACCGTCGAACAACTGGACACCCTGCCTGGTGTCGGCCCGGTTCTCGCCCAGCACATCGTCGACTACCGCACACAGCACGGCGGTTTCCGTTCCGTCGATGAGCTCCGCGAGGTCAACGGGATCGGTGAGCGCCGGTTCGCGGACCTCCAACCGCTGGTGGGGCCATGA
- a CDS encoding ComEC/Rec2 family competence protein → MSPPDVHAMSGRRLGVSDPRQEGPVDLRLVPPAMAAWAGAALALSAPGRWTTAGVMLCTGAAMVLLAMSGVSAARARCRLSADAVGGATDDGSAVRHRRPPHITATATAAALLCAAAGAASAGLHGADVRQGPVHGLAQRFARVEAEVTVTSDARQTQPRVRGDHSTPASLLMDAEITRLTGPDGAVTRLRTPVLLIVSPGGSMARWQQLLPSTQLHLGGRLAPPMHEGERNAAVLRPEGKGPPRITGPPSILQRTAGALRGGLRQATERLDPDARALVPGLVVGDTSRVTPELHDAFQATDLTHLMAVSGANLAILLVILIGPPGTASRVERRGLAPRLGISLRMTAVLGGGLTLAFVIVCRPEPSVLRSAACGLITLLAIGTGRRRSLIPALAAAVLLLVLYDPWMARSYGFVLSVLATGALLTIAPKWSDALQRRRVPPRLAEALAAAAAAQAVCAPVVVLLASRVSLVAIPCNLLAEFAVAPATVLGFVALALAPVAMPVAELLARIAGWPTGWIASVARTGAALPGAAIDWPDGGKGALLLTALTALVVLFARRIVRHPWVCSAAALLLILAVLRPVPLTRVLTGWPPPDWAFAMCDVGQGDALVLAAGDGTGVVVDTGPDPRLADRCLRDLGITEVPLLVLTHFHADHVRGLPGVLRGRAVGAIQTTSLDEPSDQVAFVRRTAAASGVPLVRAVPGERRRIGPLDWRVLWPAGGTGAGGASAVLGAGLVSQEPNDASVTLYVRSGGLTLLLLGDLEPPSQQGLLRRYPALPRVDILKVAHHGSAHQDPALLRSAHPRLALVSVGRDNPYGHPAARTVDALRAGGAVVLRTDTDGAIAVTGAGQGLRAVGQP, encoded by the coding sequence ATGAGCCCCCCGGACGTCCATGCGATGTCGGGCCGGAGGCTGGGTGTCTCCGACCCGCGCCAGGAGGGCCCGGTCGACCTCCGGCTGGTCCCGCCGGCCATGGCGGCCTGGGCCGGAGCGGCGCTCGCGCTGAGTGCGCCGGGGCGGTGGACGACGGCGGGCGTAATGCTCTGCACCGGCGCAGCCATGGTGCTCCTGGCGATGTCGGGAGTATCGGCGGCCCGTGCGAGGTGCAGGCTGTCGGCCGACGCCGTGGGAGGGGCGACAGACGACGGGAGCGCGGTGCGCCACCGGCGACCGCCGCACATCACCGCGACCGCCACTGCTGCGGCGCTGCTCTGTGCGGCGGCCGGGGCTGCGTCGGCCGGGTTGCACGGCGCGGACGTACGGCAGGGGCCGGTTCATGGGCTGGCCCAGCGGTTCGCGAGGGTCGAGGCGGAGGTGACGGTGACGTCCGACGCCCGGCAGACCCAGCCCCGGGTGAGAGGCGACCACAGCACGCCCGCTTCGCTCCTCATGGACGCCGAGATCACGCGGCTGACCGGACCCGACGGTGCGGTCACCCGGTTGCGTACGCCGGTGCTGCTGATCGTCTCGCCCGGCGGATCGATGGCCCGGTGGCAGCAGTTGCTTCCTTCCACGCAACTGCACCTCGGCGGCCGACTGGCGCCACCGATGCACGAAGGGGAGCGCAATGCCGCCGTACTGCGACCCGAGGGCAAAGGCCCGCCCCGCATCACCGGGCCACCTTCCATTCTCCAGCGCACGGCGGGTGCTCTGCGTGGCGGTCTGCGGCAGGCGACCGAGCGGCTGGATCCCGATGCGCGGGCGCTTGTGCCGGGCCTCGTGGTCGGCGACACCTCACGGGTCACCCCCGAACTGCACGATGCCTTCCAGGCGACCGACCTCACCCACCTGATGGCGGTCTCGGGTGCCAACCTGGCTATCCTGCTCGTCATCCTGATCGGACCGCCGGGCACAGCGTCGCGCGTCGAACGGCGCGGTCTGGCACCCCGGTTGGGGATCTCGCTGCGAATGACGGCCGTGCTCGGCGGCGGGCTCACACTCGCCTTCGTCATCGTCTGCCGACCCGAGCCGAGCGTACTGCGGTCCGCGGCCTGCGGACTGATCACCTTGCTGGCCATCGGCACGGGGCGCCGCAGATCGCTGATTCCCGCGCTGGCCGCCGCGGTTCTGCTGCTGGTGCTGTACGACCCGTGGATGGCGCGCAGTTACGGCTTCGTCCTCTCCGTCCTGGCCACCGGAGCCCTGCTCACCATCGCCCCGAAGTGGAGCGACGCGCTGCAACGGCGCCGGGTTCCGCCCAGGCTCGCGGAGGCACTGGCCGCGGCCGCCGCGGCGCAGGCGGTGTGCGCGCCGGTCGTCGTGCTGCTCGCCTCCCGGGTCAGCCTGGTGGCGATCCCGTGCAATCTGCTGGCCGAGTTCGCGGTGGCGCCAGCCACGGTCCTCGGGTTCGTCGCGCTCGCCCTGGCGCCGGTGGCCATGCCGGTGGCAGAGTTGCTCGCCCGGATCGCGGGTTGGCCGACCGGGTGGATCGCCTCGGTGGCCCGCACCGGGGCGGCCCTGCCCGGGGCGGCGATCGACTGGCCCGACGGCGGGAAGGGCGCGCTGCTGCTCACCGCGCTGACAGCTCTGGTGGTGCTGTTCGCCCGCCGTATCGTGCGCCACCCCTGGGTCTGTTCGGCCGCCGCGCTGCTGCTGATCCTTGCGGTGCTGCGCCCTGTGCCGCTCACCCGGGTACTGACTGGATGGCCGCCGCCGGACTGGGCGTTCGCGATGTGCGACGTGGGGCAGGGCGACGCCCTGGTGCTGGCCGCGGGGGACGGCACCGGTGTGGTCGTCGACACCGGTCCCGATCCCCGGCTCGCCGACCGGTGCCTGCGCGACCTGGGCATCACCGAGGTACCGCTCCTGGTCCTCACGCACTTCCACGCGGACCATGTGCGGGGGTTGCCCGGTGTGCTGCGGGGCAGAGCGGTGGGGGCGATCCAGACGACGAGCCTGGACGAACCATCGGACCAGGTCGCGTTCGTGCGGAGAACGGCTGCCGCGTCGGGCGTCCCCCTGGTGCGGGCCGTCCCCGGTGAACGCCGCCGGATCGGGCCGCTCGACTGGCGGGTCCTCTGGCCGGCGGGCGGCACGGGGGCGGGCGGTGCATCGGCCGTCCTGGGGGCCGGGCTCGTATCGCAGGAGCCGAATGACGCCAGTGTCACCCTGTACGTCCGATCCGGCGGGCTGACCCTGTTGCTCCTGGGCGACCTCGAACCTCCGTCCCAGCAGGGGCTGTTGCGCAGGTATCCCGCGCTGCCACGGGTGGACATTCTCAAGGTCGCCCATCACGGCTCCGCCCACCAGGACCCCGCTCTGCTGCGCAGCGCGCACCCGAGACTTGCCCTGGTGAGCGTGGGCAGGGACAACCCGTACGGTCACCCGGCCGCGCGCACCGTCGATGCGCTCAGAGCCGGCGGCGCGGTGGTGCTGCGTACGGACACCGACGGCGCGATCGCCGTGACGGGTGCAGGGCAGGGGCTGCGGGCGGTGGGTCAGCCATGA
- a CDS encoding YceI family protein, translated as MFGRWLGSRGATGVVRGNALTGLEVPRTAGVLSCRVLDPVNEIVQQAEFVVTDRVGRKVFGGETDPYGNVLATVPAGEYRLAVTAEGFTPFHGAATVVEGGHASLGDVTLQLSAPPQLPDPGEWEVEPMHSQIGFTARHIGMARIHGRFNTFAGAVRIADRMENSAMHVIIDAASIDTNVQMRDDHLRSSDFLDVGRYPTLEFYSDRFVHRGGTRWGVTGALTLHGVSRTVTLDTQYLGVGNGLEGETRAACRATTELHREDFTLTWQTMLARGIAAVGSSISIDMDIQIVPKG; from the coding sequence ATGTTCGGCCGTTGGCTGGGAAGCAGGGGAGCGACGGGTGTCGTGCGCGGCAACGCCCTCACGGGACTTGAGGTGCCGCGCACTGCGGGAGTGCTCAGTTGCCGAGTGCTCGACCCCGTCAACGAGATCGTGCAGCAAGCCGAGTTCGTGGTCACGGACAGAGTGGGTCGCAAGGTCTTCGGCGGTGAGACGGACCCGTACGGCAATGTCCTTGCCACCGTCCCGGCCGGCGAATACCGGCTGGCCGTCACGGCTGAGGGCTTCACCCCGTTCCACGGCGCGGCCACGGTCGTCGAGGGAGGCCATGCGAGCCTCGGCGACGTGACCCTGCAACTGTCCGCGCCCCCGCAGCTGCCCGACCCCGGCGAGTGGGAGGTCGAACCGATGCACTCGCAGATCGGCTTCACGGCCCGGCACATCGGCATGGCGCGCATCCACGGCCGGTTCAACACCTTCGCCGGTGCTGTCCGGATCGCCGACCGCATGGAGAACTCGGCCATGCACGTGATCATCGATGCCGCGTCGATCGACACGAATGTCCAGATGCGCGACGACCATCTGCGCTCCAGCGACTTCCTCGACGTCGGGCGCTATCCGACGCTGGAGTTCTACAGCGACCGCTTCGTCCACCGCGGCGGCACCCGCTGGGGTGTGACCGGCGCGCTCACACTGCATGGCGTCAGCCGCACGGTCACGCTGGACACCCAGTATCTCGGCGTGGGCAACGGCTTGGAGGGCGAGACCCGCGCCGCCTGCCGGGCCACCACGGAGCTGCACCGCGAGGACTTCACCCTCACCTGGCAGACCATGCTGGCCCGCGGTATCGCGGCCGTCGGCTCCAGCATCTCCATCGACATGGACATCCAGATCGTCCCCAAGGGCTGA
- the holA gene encoding DNA polymerase III subunit delta, translated as MATRRNSTDDPLAPLTLAVGQEDLLLDRAVQQVVAAARASDPDTDVRDLTSDQLQPGTLAELTSPSLFAERKVVIVRNAQDLSADTIKDVKAYLGDPVEEITLVLLHAGGAKGKGLLDAARKAGAREVACPKTTKPAERLSFVRSEFRALGRSATPEACQALVDSIGSDLRELASAVSQLVADVEGTIDEAVVARYYTGRAEASSFTVADRAVEGRAAEALEALRWSLSTGVAPVLITSALAQGVRAIGKLSSARGGRPADLARDLGMPPWKIDRVRQQMRGWTPDGVAVALRAVADADAGVKGGGDDPEYALEKAVVAVARAARSGR; from the coding sequence ATGGCCACCAGAAGGAATTCCACCGACGATCCGCTCGCCCCCCTCACGCTCGCCGTGGGCCAGGAGGACCTGCTCCTCGACCGCGCCGTGCAACAGGTGGTGGCGGCGGCCCGTGCCTCCGACCCCGACACGGATGTCCGCGATCTCACCTCCGACCAGCTCCAGCCCGGCACCCTTGCCGAGCTGACGAGCCCGTCGCTCTTCGCCGAGCGCAAGGTGGTGATCGTGCGCAATGCGCAGGATCTCTCCGCCGACACGATCAAGGACGTCAAGGCGTACCTCGGCGACCCGGTCGAGGAGATCACCCTCGTTCTGCTGCATGCGGGCGGAGCCAAGGGCAAGGGCCTGCTGGACGCGGCGCGCAAGGCCGGGGCGAGGGAGGTCGCGTGTCCGAAGACGACGAAGCCGGCCGAGCGGCTCTCGTTCGTGCGGTCGGAGTTCCGGGCGCTGGGGCGCTCGGCGACGCCCGAGGCGTGCCAGGCGCTGGTCGACTCCATCGGCAGCGATCTGCGGGAGCTGGCGAGTGCGGTTTCGCAGCTCGTCGCGGATGTCGAGGGCACGATCGACGAGGCGGTCGTCGCCCGCTACTACACGGGCCGTGCGGAGGCATCGAGTTTCACGGTCGCCGACCGCGCAGTGGAGGGGCGGGCTGCGGAGGCGCTTGAGGCGTTGCGCTGGTCGCTGTCGACCGGGGTGGCGCCCGTGCTGATCACCAGCGCGCTGGCACAGGGCGTACGGGCGATCGGAAAGCTGTCCTCGGCGCGCGGAGGGCGGCCCGCGGACCTCGCCCGTGATCTGGGCATGCCGCCGTGGAAGATCGACCGGGTGCGCCAGCAGATGCGTGGCTGGACGCCGGACGGCGTGGCGGTGGCGCTGCGGGCGGTCGCGGATGCGGACGCAGGCGTCAAGGGGGGCGGCGACGACCCGGAGTACGCGCTGGAGAAGGCCGTGGTCGCGGTGGCGCGGGCGGCGCGGTCGGGGCGGTAG
- the rpsT gene encoding 30S ribosomal protein S20 has translation MANIKSQIKRNKTNEKARLRNKAVKSSLKTAIRKAREAAVAGDVEKATTAARDASRALDKAVSKGVIHKNAAANKKSALASKVASLQG, from the coding sequence GTGGCGAACATCAAGTCCCAGATCAAGCGGAACAAGACGAACGAGAAGGCGCGCCTGCGCAACAAGGCCGTCAAGTCCTCGCTCAAGACCGCTATCCGCAAGGCCCGTGAGGCTGCCGTCGCCGGTGACGTCGAGAAGGCCACCACGGCCGCTCGCGACGCCTCCCGCGCGCTCGACAAGGCCGTCTCGAAGGGTGTCATCCACAAGAACGCCGCCGCCAACAAGAAGTCGGCGCTGGCCTCCAAGGTTGCCTCCCTCCAGGGCTGA
- the lepA gene encoding translation elongation factor 4, with protein sequence MPATPTNVPEPSRTDPALIRNFCIIAHIDHGKSTLADRMLQLTGVVDQRQMRAQYLDRMDIERERGITIKSQAVRLPWAPNTGEDQGRTHVLNMIDTPGHVDFTYEVSRSLAACEGTVLLVDAAQGIEAQTLANLYLAMENDLTIVPVLNKIDLPAAQPEKFSEELANLIGCQPEDVLKVSAKTGVGVDVLLDRVVKDVPAPVGKADAPARAMIFDSVYDSYRGVVTYVRVVDGQLNKRERIRMMSTGATHELLEIGVSSPEMTPADGLGVGEVGYIITGVKDVRQSKVGDTITSLSKGATEALGGYKDPKPMVFSGLYPLDGSDYPDLREALDKLQLNDAALVYEPETSAALGFGFRVGFLGLLHLDVIRERLEREFGLELIATAPNVVYRVEMEDGTEHTVTNPSEFPEGKIDKVHEPVVRATVLAPSEFIGAIMELCQNRRGTLLGMDYLSEDRVEIRYTLPLAEIVFDFFDQLKSKTRGYASLDYEPTGEQSAQLVKVDILLHGDKVDAFSAVTHKDKAYAYGVRLVAKLRELIPRQNFEVPIQAAIGSRVIARETVRAIRKDVLAKCYGGDISRKRKLLEKQKEGKKRMKMVGNVEVPQEAFIAVLSTDESGGEGKTKK encoded by the coding sequence GTGCCCGCGACTCCTACCAACGTGCCCGAGCCGAGCCGTACCGACCCGGCGCTGATCCGCAACTTCTGCATCATCGCGCACATCGACCACGGCAAGTCGACCCTTGCTGACCGGATGCTTCAGCTGACGGGCGTGGTCGACCAGCGGCAGATGCGTGCTCAGTACCTCGACCGGATGGACATCGAGCGCGAGCGCGGCATCACCATCAAGTCCCAGGCGGTGCGTCTGCCCTGGGCGCCCAACACGGGCGAGGACCAGGGCCGCACCCACGTCCTCAACATGATCGACACCCCGGGCCACGTGGACTTCACCTATGAGGTCTCCCGCTCGCTCGCCGCCTGCGAGGGCACGGTCCTGCTGGTCGACGCCGCGCAGGGCATCGAGGCCCAGACGCTGGCAAACCTCTACCTGGCGATGGAGAACGACCTCACCATCGTCCCGGTGCTCAACAAGATCGACCTGCCGGCCGCGCAGCCCGAGAAGTTCTCCGAGGAGCTGGCCAACCTCATCGGCTGCCAGCCGGAGGACGTCCTCAAGGTCTCCGCGAAGACCGGTGTCGGCGTGGACGTGCTGCTCGACCGGGTGGTCAAGGACGTTCCGGCGCCTGTCGGCAAGGCCGATGCCCCGGCCCGCGCGATGATCTTCGACTCGGTCTACGACTCGTACCGCGGCGTCGTCACGTACGTCCGTGTCGTCGACGGTCAGCTCAACAAGCGCGAGCGCATCAGGATGATGTCCACCGGCGCCACTCACGAGCTGCTGGAGATCGGGGTCTCCTCCCCGGAGATGACCCCGGCCGACGGTCTCGGTGTGGGCGAAGTGGGCTACATCATCACCGGCGTGAAGGACGTCCGGCAGTCCAAGGTCGGTGACACCATCACCTCCCTGAGCAAGGGAGCGACCGAGGCGCTGGGTGGCTACAAGGACCCCAAGCCGATGGTGTTCTCGGGCCTGTACCCGCTGGACGGCTCGGACTACCCGGACCTGCGCGAGGCGCTCGACAAGCTTCAGCTCAACGACGCCGCCCTGGTGTACGAGCCGGAGACCTCCGCCGCGCTCGGCTTCGGCTTCCGCGTCGGCTTCCTCGGTCTCCTCCACCTCGATGTGATCCGCGAGCGGCTGGAGCGCGAGTTCGGTCTCGAACTCATCGCCACCGCGCCCAACGTGGTCTACCGCGTCGAGATGGAGGACGGCACCGAGCACACCGTCACCAACCCGAGCGAATTCCCCGAGGGCAAGATCGACAAGGTGCACGAGCCCGTCGTGCGCGCCACGGTCCTGGCCCCCAGCGAGTTCATCGGCGCGATCATGGAGCTCTGCCAGAACCGGCGCGGCACCCTGCTCGGCATGGACTACCTCTCCGAGGACCGCGTCGAGATCCGCTACACCCTGCCGCTCGCCGAGATCGTCTTCGACTTCTTCGACCAGCTGAAGTCCAAGACGCGGGGTTACGCCTCCCTCGACTACGAGCCCACCGGCGAGCAGTCGGCTCAGCTCGTCAAGGTCGACATCCTGCTGCACGGCGACAAGGTCGACGCGTTCTCCGCGGTCACGCACAAGGACAAGGCGTACGCGTACGGCGTGCGGCTCGTCGCCAAGCTGCGCGAGCTGATCCCGCGGCAGAACTTCGAGGTGCCGATCCAGGCCGCCATCGGCTCCCGGGTCATCGCCCGTGAGACCGTCCGCGCCATTCGTAAGGACGTCCTCGCGAAGTGCTACGGCGGTGACATCTCCCGTAAGCGGAAGCTGCTGGAGAAGCAGAAGGAAGGCAAGAAGCGGATGAAGATGGTCGGCAATGTGGAGGTGCCGCAGGAGGCCTTCATCGCCGTGCTGTCGACGGACGAGTCGGGCGGGGAAGGCAAGACCAAGAAGTAG
- a CDS encoding AMP-dependent synthetase/ligase yields MSDTQTLIENRPPSVANLFIDRVAATPHGEAYRYPVPAATGEGPDEWKSLSWAQAAERVYAIAAGLIGLGVQPEERIALAAGTRVEWILVDLGVMCAGAATTTIYPSTNAAESAFILSDSESRVLIAEDAGQLAKARERRAELPNLAHVVVIDPEGAGPAEDDPEGWVLTLADLEARGAEHLAKNPDAVKERVAAITADQLATLIYTSGTTGRPKGVRLPHDNWSYMAKATVATGLITKDDVQYLWLPLAHVFGKVLTSGQIEVGHVTAVDGRVDKIIENLPVVQPTYMAAVPRIFEKVYNGVAAKARAGGGAKYKIFQWAAGVAREYATVSQDNFRRTGTASVPFALGAKHKVADALVFAKIREAFGGRLRACVSGSAALAPDIGYFFAGAGIHILEGYGLTETSAASFVNPGEAYRTGTVGKPLPGTEVRIADDGEILLRGPGLMQGYQGLPEKTAEVLEADGWFHTGDIGELSVDGYLRITDRKKDLIKTSGGKYIAPAEVEGQFKAVCPFVSNILVHGADRNFCTALIALDEPTILGWAAENGLGGKPYAEVVASPQAVALIEGYVKRLNEGLQRWQTIKKFRLLPRDLDIEHGELTPSLKLKRPVVEREYKGLIDDMYAGAREA; encoded by the coding sequence GTGAGCGACACACAGACCTTGATCGAGAACCGACCGCCCTCCGTGGCGAACCTCTTCATCGACCGCGTGGCGGCCACCCCGCACGGGGAGGCCTACCGCTACCCCGTCCCTGCGGCCACCGGCGAGGGACCCGATGAGTGGAAGTCGCTGAGCTGGGCCCAGGCCGCCGAGCGGGTGTACGCCATCGCGGCAGGGCTGATCGGTCTGGGTGTGCAGCCGGAGGAGCGGATCGCGCTCGCCGCCGGCACGCGAGTGGAATGGATCCTCGTCGACCTCGGTGTGATGTGCGCGGGTGCCGCCACCACGACCATCTACCCGTCGACCAACGCCGCGGAGTCGGCGTTCATCCTCTCGGACTCCGAGAGCCGGGTCCTGATCGCCGAGGACGCCGGTCAGCTGGCCAAGGCCCGCGAGCGCCGCGCCGAGCTGCCGAACCTCGCCCATGTCGTCGTCATCGACCCCGAGGGCGCCGGCCCCGCCGAGGACGACCCGGAGGGCTGGGTGCTCACCCTTGCCGATCTGGAGGCCCGCGGCGCCGAGCACCTGGCGAAGAACCCCGATGCGGTAAAGGAGCGGGTCGCCGCCATCACGGCCGACCAGCTGGCCACCCTGATCTACACCTCGGGCACCACCGGCCGCCCCAAGGGCGTACGCCTGCCGCACGACAACTGGTCGTACATGGCCAAGGCCACCGTGGCGACCGGCCTGATCACCAAGGACGACGTCCAGTACCTCTGGCTGCCGCTCGCGCACGTCTTCGGCAAGGTCCTCACCTCCGGGCAGATCGAGGTCGGCCACGTCACCGCCGTCGACGGCCGGGTCGACAAGATCATCGAGAATCTGCCGGTGGTCCAGCCGACGTACATGGCCGCCGTCCCCCGCATCTTCGAAAAGGTCTACAACGGTGTGGCCGCCAAGGCGCGGGCCGGTGGCGGGGCCAAGTACAAGATCTTCCAGTGGGCGGCCGGGGTCGCCCGCGAGTACGCGACGGTTTCGCAGGACAACTTCCGGCGCACCGGCACGGCCTCCGTCCCGTTCGCGCTCGGTGCCAAGCACAAGGTCGCCGACGCCCTCGTCTTCGCCAAGATCCGCGAGGCCTTCGGTGGCCGGCTGCGCGCCTGTGTCTCCGGCTCCGCAGCGCTCGCCCCCGACATCGGCTACTTCTTCGCAGGCGCCGGCATCCACATCCTGGAGGGCTACGGCCTCACCGAGACCAGCGCCGCCTCCTTCGTCAACCCGGGCGAGGCCTACCGCACCGGCACCGTGGGCAAGCCGCTCCCCGGCACCGAGGTACGGATCGCCGACGACGGCGAGATCCTGCTGCGCGGTCCCGGCCTGATGCAGGGCTACCAGGGGCTCCCGGAGAAGACCGCCGAGGTACTGGAGGCGGACGGCTGGTTCCACACCGGCGACATCGGCGAGCTGTCCGTGGACGGTTATCTCCGGATCACCGACCGCAAGAAGGACCTGATCAAGACCTCCGGCGGCAAGTACATCGCCCCGGCGGAGGTCGAGGGACAGTTCAAGGCTGTCTGCCCGTTCGTCTCCAACATCCTGGTGCACGGCGCGGACCGTAACTTCTGCACCGCCCTGATCGCACTCGACGAGCCGACCATCCTCGGCTGGGCCGCCGAGAACGGCCTGGGCGGGAAGCCGTACGCCGAAGTGGTGGCGTCCCCGCAGGCCGTCGCGCTCATCGAGGGCTATGTGAAGCGGCTCAACGAGGGGTTGCAGCGCTGGCAGACCATCAAGAAGTTCCGGCTGCTGCCCCGCGATCTCGACATCGAGCACGGCGAGCTGACGCCCAGTCTCAAGCTGAAGCGGCCGGTCGTCGAGCGTGAGTACAAGGGCCTCATCGACGACATGTACGCAGGAGCCCGCGAGGCGTAA